In the Heptranchias perlo isolate sHepPer1 unplaced genomic scaffold, sHepPer1.hap1 HAP1_SCAFFOLD_1188, whole genome shotgun sequence genome, one interval contains:
- the LOC137308081 gene encoding zinc finger protein 271-like yields the protein MEKPWKCGDCGKGFNSPSELETHRRSHTGERPFTCSVCRKGFTRSSHLLTHLRAHSDERPFKCSDCEKRFKSNSNLLSHQRTHTGERPFTCSVCGKGFTRSSTLLTHQRVHTGERPFKCSDCEKRFKCKRNLLTHQCTHTGERPFTCSVCGKGFTQSSTLLTHQRVHTGESPFTCSVCGKGFTRSSELLTHQRVHTDERPFKCSDCEKRFKSKIELLKHQRTHTGNRPFICSVCGKGFTRSSHLLTHQRVHTDVRPFKCSDCEKRFKSKIELLKHQRTHTGERPFTCSVCGKGFTRSSHLLTHQQVHSDERPFKCSDCGKRYKSKCNLLTHQCTHTGERPFSCSVCKKRFTRSSTLLKHQQVHTERPLNVLTVGRDLKSQTNC from the coding sequence atggagaaaccgtggaaatgtggggactgtgggaagggattcaattccccttcagagctggaaactcatcgacgcagtcacactggggagaggccgttcacctgctccgtgtgtcggaagggattcactcggtcatcccacctcctgacacacctgcgagctcactctgatgagagaccttttaaatgttctgactgtgagaagaggtttaaaagcaacagtaatctgctgtcacaccaacgcactcacactggggagaggccgttcacctgctctgtgtgtgggaagggattcactcgttcatccaccctgttgacacaccagcgagttcacactggggagagaccttttaaatgttctgactgtgagaaaaggtttaaatgcaaaaggaatctgctgacacaccaatgtacccacactggggagaggccgttcacctgctccgtgtgtgggaagggattcactcagtcatccaccctgttgacacaccagcgagttcacactggggagagcccgttcacctgctccgtgtgtgggaagggattcactcggtcatctgagcttctgacacaccagcgagttcacactgatgagagaccttttaaatgttctgactgtgagaagaggtttaaaagcaaaattgaactgctgaaacaccaacgcactcacactgggaataggccgttcatctgctctgtgtgtgggaaaggattcactcggtcatctcacctcctgacacaccagcgagttcacactgatgtgagaccttttaaatgttctgactgtgagaagaggtttaaaagcaaaattgaactgctgaaacaccaacgcactcacacgggggagaggccattcacctgctccgtgtgtgggaagggattcactcggtcatctcacctcctgacacaccagcaagttcactccgatgagagaccttttaaatgttctgactgtgggaagaggtataaaagcaaatgtaatctgctgacacaccaatgcacccacactggggagaggccgttctcctgctccgtgtgtaagaagagattcactcggtcatccaccctgctgaaacaccagcaagttcacactgagagacctttaaatgttctgactgtgggaagagatttaaagtcacaaacgaactgctga